The proteins below come from a single Eucalyptus grandis isolate ANBG69807.140 chromosome 3, ASM1654582v1, whole genome shotgun sequence genomic window:
- the LOC104428669 gene encoding receptor-like protein EIX1, with amino-acid sequence MATYFYISFVPILLCALFVIQASEFSHSKVSTNVSCIDAERKALIKFKQELTDPSRRLWSWIGEDCCKWQGVTCNEKTGHVSKLDLHNPCDDLEKCILGGKIHIAPNKLKHLKYLDLSFNNFSTQQIPESLASLKKLEYLNLSNGGFYGDIPHRLSNLSNLRYLDLSSGWLVQKIENPQWLSTFSNLKYLDLSNTYGLDTKEWLSPINMLSSLEFLRLSGCGLEDVPASQHVNFTSLRFLDLSYNSLNSSIPLWFQNFSKLEHLDLSNNDLQGIFPAVILENSPWLRFFDVSGNKLEGELLKNLSIFCNLQVLRLGYNKFSGRIFDIKGDALICGQSNLKTIDVSNNNFNGHLPNQFGNLKYLEILDLSWNSISSPIPTNVGQLLSLRELQLSSNKLSGNILKSIGQLSNLEVMDIGDNQLDGVVNELHFSSLTSLTSLYFWGNELVINVSAS; translated from the coding sequence atGGCTACCTACTTCTACATTAGCTTTGTGCCCATACTTTTGTGTGCACTCTTTGTCATTCAGGCCTCGGAGTTTAGTCACTCCAAGGTCTCAACAAATGTAAGTTGTATTGATGCTGAGAGGAAAGCTCTTATCAAGTTCAAGCAGGAGCTCACCGATCCTTCCAGACGTCTATGGTCATGGATTGGTGAGGATTGTTGCAAGTGGCAAGGAGTTACATGCAATGAGAAGACTGGTCACGTCTCGAAGCTCGATCTCCATAATCCTTGTGATGACTTAGAGAAGTGCATTTTGGGAGGTAAGATACATATTGCTCCAAACAAACTGAAACATTTGAAGTATCTAGACCTCAGCTTCAACAATTTTTCAACCCAACAAATTCCAGAATCTTTAGCTTCTCTTAAAAAGCTAGAGTATCTCAACCTCTCAAATGGAGGTTTCTATGGAGATATTCCTCATCGGCTGAGTAATCTTTCCAATTTACGGTACTTGGATCTTAGTAGTGGGTGGTTGGTGCAAAAAATAGAGAATCCTCAATGGCTATCCACATTTTCTAACTTAAAGTACTTGGATCTCTCTAATACATATGGTCTAGATACCAAAGAATGGTTAAGTCCTATCAACATGCTTTCCTCCTTGGAGTTTTTAAGATTGAGTGGATGTGGTTTGGAAGATGTTCCAGCCTCCCAGCATGTCAATTTCACTTCTCTTAGATTCCTTGATCTAAGTTACAACTCCTTGAATTCATCTATTCCTCTTTGGTTTCAAAACTTCAGCAAACTCGAGCATCTTGATTTAAGTAATAATGATCTCCAAGGTATATTCCCTGCTGTCATCCTTGAAAATAGTCCGTGGCTTAGATTCTTTGATGTCTCTGGAAATAAGCTAGAAGgtgaacttttgaaaaatttgagcATTTTCTGCAATCTACAAGTACTGCGCTTGGGTTATAacaaatttagtgggaggatttTTGACATCAAAGGTGATGCTTTGATTTGTGGACAAAGCAACTTGAAGACTATTGATGTTTCCAACAACAATTTCAATGGTCACTTGCCCAATCAATTTGGGAATCTCAAATATCTTGAAATCCTTGATCTTTCATGGAACTCAATTTCAAGTCCAATTCCCACTAATGTGGGCCAACTATTATCTCTAAGAGAGTTGCAGCTCTCTTCTAACAAATTGAGCGGAAATATTCTAAAAAGTATTGGGCAACTATCCAATCTAGAGGTAATGGACATTGGTGATAATCAATTAGATGGAGTTGTCAACGAGCTTCACTTTTCTAGTCTCACCAGCTTGACCTCGTTGTACTTTTGGGGGAATGAGCTTGTTATAAATGTTAGTGCATCTTAG
- the LOC104438421 gene encoding class V chitinase CHIT5b, producing the protein MAKTKEQKGVLRWIAESFFSQRQPWKSLSRLRLRQQLLKGAYYPSWVASSFPPSSIETSLFTHILYAFLSPSNSTYKFEISDSTAPLLSNFTASLRRKNPPVKTLISIGGASDGPTLFATIASSASTRKLFIDSSIEVARKYGFDGLDLDWEMPENPKQMADLGLLFQEWRSTINREAKATARPPLLLTAAVYFAVDFFLSGTYRMYPVASINQNLDFINAMCYDYHGSWDTSATGAQAAFFDPNSNISSNYGLRSWIKAGLQRKKLVMGLPLYGRTWKLKDPNVHGIGALAVGLGPGDDGVLLYSQVETFNKENNATVKYDATTVSTYSFQGTSWVGYDGVVSTATKVRLAQALGIRGYFFWALSYDEGWKISTQASRAWIYRK; encoded by the exons ATGGCCAAAACAAAGGAGCAAAAGGGCGTGCTACGTTGGATCGCTGAATCA TTCTTTTCTCAGCGGCAGCCGTGGAAGTCGCTGTCGCGGCTTCGACTCCGGCAGCAGCTGTTAAAAGGCGCTTATTATCCTTCGTGGGTCGCGAGTTCTTTCCCTCCGTCGTCCATAGAGACATCGCTCTTCACTCACATCCTCTACGCTTTCCTCTCCCCAAGCAATTCGACTTACAAGTTCGAAATCTCAGACTCGACAGCCCCGCTGCTCTCGAACTTCACTGCCTCTCTCCGCCGGAAGAACCCGCCCGTGAAGACCCTTATATCCATCGGCGGCGCGAGTGATGGCCCTACTCTGTTTGCCACCATTGCATCGAGTGCTTCGACGCGGAAGCTCTTCATAGACTCCTCCATTGAGGTCGCGAGGAAGTACGGTTTTGATGGGCTCGATCTCGATTGGGAAATGCCCGAGAACCCGAAACAGATGGCGGACTTGGGCTTGTTGTTCCAAGAGTGGCGGAGCACGATAAATAGGGAGGCCAAGGCCACGGCTCGGCCTCCGCTGCTTCTCACGGCGGCCGTATACTTCGCCGTTGACTTCTTCCTCTCGGGAACGTATCGCATGTATCCCGTGGCTTCGATCAATCAGAACTTGGACTTTATCAACGCCATGTGCTACGACTATCACGGCTCCTGGGACACATCGGCCACGGGGGCGCAAGCCGCATTCTTCGACCCGAATAGCAACATCAGCTCAAACTATGGCCTCAGGTCATGGATCAAGGCCGGGTTGCAGAGAAAGAAGTTGGTCATGGGCTTGCCACTTTACGGAAGGACTTGGAAGCTCAAGGATCCGAACGTTCATGGCATCGGTGCGCTGGCTGTCGGGCTCGGCCCGGGAGATGATGGCGTGCTCCTCTATTCCCAAGTGGAGACGTTCAACAAGGAGAACAATGCCACCGTGAAGTATGATGCGACCACTGTGTCGACCTACTCTTTCCAAGGGACGTCGTGGGTGGGGTACGACGGTGTTGTCTCGACGGCCACTAAGGTTCGGCTCGCTCAGGCCCTTGGGATAAGAGGGTACTTCTTTTGGGCTCTCAGTTATGACGAAGGATGGAAGATATCGACCCAAG CTTCTAGGGCTTGGATCTatagaaaatga
- the LOC120292107 gene encoding uncharacterized protein LOC120292107, which translates to MTALATGFIQEASAVGECGRIPIRSAFAKLSPCLGAAKDPQAKVPPACCARVGELVGAGDRCLCAVLLSPAAKEVRIIPAAAISIPKRCHMRKSRSECRREYNLSTSPSPRP; encoded by the coding sequence ATGACGGCATTGGCGACTGGCTTCATTCAGGAAGCGAGCGCTGTGGGAGAATGCGGGAGGATCCCGATCAGGTCAGCGTTCGCCAAGCTGAGTCCATGCCTGGGGGCAGCTAAAGACCCCCAGGCTAAGGTTCCACCCGCCTGCTGCGCCAGAGTCGGCGAGCTCGTTGGTGCCGGTGATCGATGCCTGTGCGCTGTCCTTCTCTCCCCTGCAGCGAAGGAGGTCCGGATCATCCCTGCCGCGGCTATCTCGATTCCCAAGAGATGCCACATGAGGAAATCTAGAAGCGAATGCCGTCGTGAGTACAATCTTTCCACTTCGCCGTCCCCGAGGCCCTAA
- the LOC120291107 gene encoding receptor-like protein EIX2 produces MSSCKVGPKFPNWLRTQRTLSALDMSNASISDEVPYWLSNVLSDIEELYLSSNMLRGKISQIIGKKMPLLTLMSLSRNNLSGGFPNSLCMSDFLSFLDLSKNQLSGKLPQCWRKSQVDLHWILLGDNRLNGQIPNSLCYLEGLELLSLHGNGLNGVIPKCLLKLNLEVLDLSDNQFTGRIPQFGQHSQSFRIIDLEKNYFTGDIPLELCHLPILQQLSLAHNNLSGGIPRCFNNFLQMWANSTFYPYGGFVLGVSIMVNIKGRSLEFTKTLLYLFSIDLSSNALDGQIPEGLTRLARLQNLNLSQNKPIGKIPSDIGKLRDLESLDLSNNKLLGEIPPSISNLDFLSRLNLSYNNLSGPIPSSNQLRTLEGQSIYRGNNGLCGAPLLKVCPGDEDNNMDRPYGHNTSEDESNEGNFVLNWFYSGLGWGFAMALMGFCGILHINQTWRTSYFQRVDMIIQKICSRG; encoded by the coding sequence ATGTCAAGTTGCAAAGTGGGACCGAAATTCCCAAACTGGCTTCGAACACAAAGGACCCTTTCAGCATTAGACATGTCAAATGCTAGCATCTCGGATGAAGTTCCCTATTGGTTATCTAACGTTTTATCTGACATTGAAGAGTTGTATCTCTCAAGCAATATGCTCAGAggaaaaatttcccaaattatAGGGAAAAAGATGCCACTATTAACACTAATGTCACTTTCTAGAAATAACCTTAGCGGTGGCTTTCCAAATTCATTATGCATGTCagattttttgtcttttcttgatCTCTCTAAGAACCAACTATCTGGGAAACTTCCACAATGTTGGAGGAAGTCGCAAGTAGATTTGCATTGGATTTTATTGGGAGACAACCGGTTAAATGGTCAAATTCCAAACTCTCTATGCTATCTAGAGGGATTAGAACTTCTAAGCCTCCATGGAAATGGCTTGAATGGAGTGATTCCAAAATGTTTACTGAAGCTAAATTTAGAAGTCCTCGATCTTAGTGATAATCAATTCACTGGTAGAATACCTCAGTTTGGACAACACTCTCAATCATTTAGGATAATCGATCTTGAGAAAAATTACTTCACTGGAGACATTCCTTTGGAGCTATGCCATCTTCCTATCCTCCAGCAATTAAGCCTAGCACATAACAACCTTTCTGGAGGCATTCCTCGTTGTTTCAACAACTTCTTGCAGATGTGGGCTAATTCCACCTTTTATCCATATGGGGGATTTGTGTTGGGGGTTTCTATTATGGTtaatataaaaggaagaagCCTAGAATTCACCAAGACACTCctatatttattttccattgatcTTTCAAGCAATGCATTAGACGGACAAATACCAGAAGGATTGACTAGGCTTGCTCGACTTCAGAATTTGAATCTCTCTCAAAATAAGCCGATTGGAAAAATCCCTTCAGATATTGGCAAATTGAGAGATTTAGAATCATTGGATTTATCCAATAACAAGCTATTGGGTGAAATCCCTCCTAGCATATCCAATTTAGACTTTTTAAGCCGTTTGAATCTTTCATATAACAATTTGTCTGGTCCCATTCCATCGAGCAATCAACTACGCACTCTGGAGGGTCAATCTATTTATCGTGGCAACAATGGACTTTGCGGAGCtcctcttttgaaagtttgtcCAGGTGATGAGGATAATAATATGGATAGACCATATGGTCACAATACAAGTGAAGATGAATCTAACGAAGGTAACTTCGTTCTTAATTGGTTTTACTCAGGATTGGGATGGGGTTTTGCGATGGCATTAATGGGATTCTGTGGTATATTACATATCAATCAAACTTGGAGGACCTCCTATTTTCAGAGAGTGGATatgattattcaaaaaatttgctCTCGAGGATGA